From Bactrocera oleae isolate idBacOlea1 chromosome 4, idBacOlea1, whole genome shotgun sequence:
CTACGTGAGTTTGGCAAATGTGGAGTATACAGTCGTTTTTGGTGGAAATTCTGTGTTCGCCTAAGCGCACAGCTTGTCTGCATATATTGGAAAATAGATTTAAAGCGATCAGTATTCTCAGAGAATacaccatatatatacaaatatttgattttgcgaatttttatatttaatcacTTACAAATCGTTCGAAATGCAATGGGCCGCTGTGAGGACAAAGCGTTCTGTTATGACCGAAGCACCACACAATGGTTCCATCCGCGCATAAAGTAACATGGCCATCCATGGAAATTCGCCTTGTGTAGCGCTTATACCATTGGCCATACGATCATCATTAATTTTACCGCAATTGGGTTTGTTTAGTAGTGCCAATCCCTCCGGATGGAGCTTTTTCGAATTCCTAAGATTGGTTTCTTTATTAAGCGCAAAATGCATATACCGCTGATTTGGCCTttctgttgtagttgttgttgttggccttCTAAAAGGCCGTTGTTGTCGTCTCCTTCGGGGGCAACATATAACAGGACCACTCTGCGGAAGAATATCTGATGTGAGACCAAACATtaacacaatataaattattattcctTACTAGTCTAGAGTATTTACAATCCTTAGGATTCAGCATGTCCTTTGTTAATGGAGTATCCTGTAGGTTCGGGCAGTTTTCATATAACTTACAATGGCCAAAATAGTCATTTTCTTTGCACACATAATCACCTTTGGGAGTATTCGAATTAGTATTTCAAGGTttctctatatacatatgtaatgtgtatgtgtctgtatgtatgtatgtatgcatttacttTATCAACTCACCAGCTATAACGCTAAGATTGCAGTAGAAAGCCACAGAAAGGCAAGCAAATAATTTGAAGCGAAACTCGGGCATTGGAACAACCGCGCGATTAAAGCTCGTAAGAGAGACTGCTTGCTGTTTAGAAAAGCCAATTATGCTGTtcattataatattgtataatcaATTTGGATTAAAATGAAAAGCTAGAAATCCTTATCGCATTAACTTGAATTACAGAAGTACCTATGGGTAAAGTTAATCTTTCTGTACCCAACGTATATTTTAGTAAagtgaaatttataattttttcataagcGGTCTCTGTAGATCTGAGAATAGTAAAAGGCGCAATTTTGAGACATTGTTTTGATTATGAATTCGTATGGCACTCAACGATATTTTTAGaacctttaatatttttagagtgAAAACTATCCCGgatctcagtttttgaaatatcgatctgaaatttcgtttcTCCCCGAGAGGCAGCTCATTTGTCAGATTCGGCGatatcatacaaattgaccgatcaaaatcaagttcacgtatggaatacttttttatttgacaaaaatcttcacgaaatttgccatacattattgttcaaggctactctacaatcttcgaacaaattgttgagAACTGATCACTATAGTAAATAGTTGCGATTTAAGCTtatctatcaaaatcaagaaatcTTGATTCGACTTGAAGATTCTTTATACCAAACAACCCAATTATCAAAACGTTTATTTACAGATTTAGTTGATATGCACGTgtggagggtattatagattcggtgcagccgaagttatcgttttttcttctttacaaCTATTATCAAATACTTTTGTAAACTTTCACTGAAGGACGTACATTGGGTTTCATAGAATTAGAtaagtttattattttcaaagtatTATTACTATTGCTTTTAAAATTGCCAGTAATCACACgccaaataaaaagtaaaaaataaccccatacttacatacatatgtacacgtatatgaatatattgaaacGAAGTTTAAATACGACCCGTTCCCCTCAAAAttgacatacaaatatttttttcgcgcaaaacattttttttgtgtccTTTGAGGCAAATTATTGATCACGTATTTTTtccgtatttttttttaattatgaaaaattttggaatatgTTTGTGTATCTCCTGtaacaaattacaatttttttcttaatttggcGCTTAAGTATAGCACTTCTGGACGTGGCATAGGTTCTACTTCgctaatatttaatacaaaccTCCCGAAAGTGACAACCGGCGAACGGGCTGATAGTCACTCGAAATTTAACTCGCGTCGTCATCCTGATATACCatcaaatgtatataatattatatatacattctaTCTGGACTAGTTTTAatctctgttgcaacatgttgcgagagtattaattTATTACGAAAGAATTTAGTATGAATTATTCGCAAAAATTGAATGGAATCATATTTGGTATGAGGAAAAAGCCAACCCAATAATCGGAGGTCATTATGTTAGGAATATGATTTTCAGAGAAAGGTCTAGACAGACTTTATTCATTTACAGCGCTAAAACACAGTTTCGCGCATATTGGCTAGATCAGGAAATTTGattaaataagaaaatgttGTAACGGAAGAAAACCAACAGAAGAAATGTAAAATAGTTTGGATTCTGGGACTCATTTTATCGGCTAGATAATGGTATTTTTCTtgaaattcttattttattcCAATTAGGTTTTTAAGTATACtcctttgttttataaattatacgTGTTCCCTCACacttatgatatatataatatattgaatgaAGTTTACATTTGAACCTTGCCTTCGAtaactttaagtataaaatttttgaaagtgtATAAGAGTTCAATCAATTTGAGCTTTTTCGACATGTAGTGtgttcatataatatatgtaagtaaatccCCGTTTTACACCCTAAACacgttatattaagtttgttacaCCCGGAAGGAAACATCGGGCGTGCGGAAAAACATATTCTCTACAATAACAAATTCTCTACAATCGCAAAACACACTTAATTAGATATTTAGTAGGCATACGATAGTTTTAccttaaaatattctttttatatttgtacattttGCGAAAAGTGGTTGgtctcaaaactaaaataagaaaattccAATTCTTCCAATAAAAACAGATATATAAAGTAATTCGATTgaatagaaaaatattcttaattgtgaacatttggaaatttttaaacttttcaattCAATTCGGAAATTTTAGGGCCAATTTGTGGATCAAATCAATTGGAACTTCCTAACACCAAGTAAGCCAAAGTTTTATTGACACCATTGACAATTATGGTACTTGACTTGTAGAACTCTCCATTTCCTTGCTGGCGGTATTTATCAAAAATGCAGTGGAAATCATTTTAACATTGGCCTAAAATATTATGGAATACCGTTTCTATGTTCGATGGATTAAACCACAAATGACTGAAGAGAACCaacgcttaaaattttttattttactcaaaaagtgAATTCATAggaataatatattgtatgttaaGATGTTAtgttgtatactctcgcaacatgttgctacagagttattagttttattcacctaacggttgtttgtatcacctaaaactaatcgagttagatatagggttatgtatatattatataaatgatcaggatgaagagacgagttgaaatccgggtgactgtctgtccgtccgtatatCTGCAAGACAGGTCTGGTGTTGCCAATCTAAAAAATGAAGATTTGACAGATAATTaaacagctgaaaatttttaaatgaaagttaaaaatttaatttagggATTGCTCACAAAAACGGGgtgaaaaattcttaaaatggagaatagttttgatttatattatgACGATAAAAATGTTGGGGCAAAACTGATGTGCTGCGCATAAGAAAAAGTCTTCGTGATCAGTCAAATCCTTTCGAACTTCCTAACTTTTGGCTAAAtggcttttaaataatgtttattgcagattcataagttattttcgtttaaatagGGAATCATTTGGTGTTTTATTAAATGTGCTGAAGGAACATTACCACAAACTCTCCTTTCCTTGCTGccgcattacattttaaataattttaagtttggACTGAAGAAACGATATCTATGGTTGtggcttttaaatattataaacatcATGTTTGTGCGCTGTGGATAAAACACTAATGACTGAAAAGGAGTAAAACGcttcaaaaatttagttttactaAGTATATTTCTAGGAGTAGAAGATTGTATTGACTCTTTAAGTTCGAAACCACGgtctcttaattttattttaatgtttccaAATTGTAGCTTGTCTCGTTCAGTTTCGGGATTTTACTCCATGcgttcaa
This genomic window contains:
- the LOC106622503 gene encoding serine protease grass, producing the protein MNSIIGFSKQQAVSLTSFNRAVVPMPEFRFKLFACLSVAFYCNLSVIAGDYVCKENDYFGHCKLYENCPNLQDTPLTKDMLNPKDCKYSRLSGPVICCPRRRRQQRPFRRPTTTTTTERPNQRYMHFALNKETNLRNSKKLHPEGLALLNKPNCGKINDDRMANGISATQGEFPWMAMLLYARMEPLCGASVITERFVLTAAHCISNDLQAVRLGEHRISTKNDCILHICQTHVDFVIDPHQKPIIHPDYKSLNYHKDIALIKLNMDIDFRRYQHIAPICLPTMPSDYNISPHDDLVLAGWGLQEHDRSVDVLQKGQLILKALDICKNLYPRFKIDNSKLCIQAGTNQTVSCRGDSGGPLFWKTAYLSGRFIRKHYTQIGLVSLGYGKECGELTTEPFMYENVTDSMVWITHTLYKAHFNNENNVNPYSAPHYFNSNFMIY